Genomic segment of Streptomyces alboniger:
AGGACCAGCCACAGCTGGGTCACGATCATCAGGAGGGCCGCGACCGTCGCCACCGGCTGCGGGGTGAACAGCAGGAAAGGCACCGCTAGTTGGGTGACGTGGTTGGCCGCGGCCTCCATCCGGTGCACGGGCCTCGGGAGGTGGTGGAAGAACCAGCTCAGCGGCCCCGGCATCGGCTGCGTCTCGTGGTGGAAGTACAGGCAGGTGAGTTCGCGCCAGCACGCGTCGCCGCGCATCTTGATCAGCCCCGCGCCGAACTCCACGCGGAAGAGCACCCACCGCAGCAGGAAGAGGATCAGAACGGGCGGCGAGACCTCGTCGTTGCCGAGGAAGACGGCGAGGAAGCCCACCTCCAGGAGCAGCGACTCCCAGCCGAAGCCGTACCACGTCTGCCCCACGTTCACGATGGAGAGACAGAGCGCCCACGGGATCAGCCACAGCAGCATCGCGCCCCACAGCGGAAGCAGACCGTCGGCGCCCGCGAGCAGCGCCACCGCCACCGCGCACCCCGCCCACGCGCAGAACGCGAAGAACCGGTCCGAATAGTGGAGCTGGAACAGGCTCGGAGCCCGCCCGAACGGGACGCGCTCCACATACCGCGGCACCGGCAGCATCCCGCGTTCCCCGATCAGCGCCCGGAACTGGAGGGCGGCCCCCAGGAATGCCACCAGATAGAGCGCGGCCAGGGCCCGCTGGAAGATCAGCCGACTCAATCCGTACGCGTCCGCCGTGAACCACTCCACGCCACCATTGTGACGCCGGGCGAGCCGCTTCGGCTTGCGAGGCGCCCCGGGCCCCCGCAGACAATGACGGAACCCCCTGCGGACAGAGCGGGGCACATGACCCGGCTACAGCGGGAGAACCCGTGCGCGCACCCACCAGGACCTACGCGATGACCTTCGCGATATCCGTGGCCCTCGCGGTCGCGGGCTGCTCGGGGGACGGCGGCGAGAACACCGCCGGAAGCGGCCGCGAACTGTTCATGCAGCCCGTCGCCGCGCAGGGCCCCGACCCGTTCACCGACTCCACCGCGAAGACCGCCGCGAGCCCGCCGCCCGTCACCCGTTCGCCGCAACCCTCGCCCACCGGGTCGGCCACCCCGCAGGGCACCCGCTCCCTGTCGGGCGGTACACCGGGCCTGTACGGCGGCACGCGCTCCGCCGGCAGCTGTGACGTCGACAGGCAGGTGCGTTTCCTCACCGCCGACCAGGCCAAGGCCCGGGCCTTCGCGCAGGTGTCCGGCATCGACCAGGCGGCGATACCCGGCTATCTGCGCGGCCTCACGCCCGTCGTGCTGCGGGCCGACACCCGCGTGACCAACCACGGCTTCCGCGGCGGTTCCGCGACCGGCTTCCAGTCCGTCCTTCAGGCGGGTACGGCCGTCCTGGTCGACGACCGGGGGCTGCCGAGGGTGCGCTGCGCCTGCGGGAACCCCCTGAAGCCGCCGGTCGCCTTCAAAAGCACGCCCCGCCACAACGGCCGTCCCTGGAGCGGCTATCAGCCGGCGCGCGTGGTCGTGGTGACCCCGGCGCCGCAGCCGATCGTCACCATCGTCATCGTGAACATCGTCGACAACACCTGGATCGAGCGGAAGGTCGGCGACGAGCACGGCCACAAGGACCGCGTGACCAAGCCGCCGGTGCCGCCGACCCCGCCCCCCACCGACCCGGACGACTCCCTCGACCCGGACGAGTCCCTCGACCCGGACGAGTCCGTGGACCCGGACGAGTCCGTGGACCCCGACAAATCCAAGGACGAGGAGGACACCCCTGGCCCCACGGAATCCGACCGTGACTCCGACCGGAGCCAGGACCCCGGCCACGACCAGCCGGACGAGGACGTCACCCCCGAAGATCCCGGCACCACGCCGTCCGACTGTCCGAGCCTGTCCCCGGGCACCGGCACTCCCGAGGAGCAGTCCTCGCCGCTGCCGCCCGGCTGCGAACCGCAGGTGGAGCCCGACGACCCCTATCTGTCCGAGAACCCCCTCTCCGACAGCGATCCGGGCACCTTCGACAGCTGACCGGGCCCCGGCCGCGCGCCCGATCGGGCAGGGGGCCGGGCCCGCGAATCAGTCAAGTGGCCGCCGGCGGGGCCACGCCGATCGGGCCAATCGTTCCCCGGCCCCCGTGTCGCTGTCGCCCCAACCGTCACCACCGTCTATCGGGCCGACTCGCAACCGCGTTCTGAAAAGCCGTTGAATTCACTCATCAGGCATATGTGCGCGAGTTCTCGCCGCATATGGAGTGGGGACGTCCGATTGTTTCGGGCGTGGCGCATTCGCGACGGTAATAAGATGGCATCGCGTCAAATAGCGCTGGTGATTGATTTTCAGATATGGCAGAGTCGACGCACGGGTGGCAGGTCAAGTCAGGGGAATTGATCCAGCTGGCCGTCCGGCCGGTCAACGATCAGCCGTCAGGCACGGGGGAGAAGTCGGCTCATGGACTTGGTGGAACGTGGTGACGAATTCTCGATCATGGAAAGCATGCTCGACTCGTGCGCGGCCGGGCATGGCGGAGTCCTGCTGGTAAGCGGCCCGGTGGCCAGCGGCAAGACCGCGCTCCTGCGCGCCTTCGGCGGCCGTGCGACCGCCGCCGGAGCCCTGTACTTGCAGGCCACGGCGTCCGAGGCGGAGAGCGACCTGCCCCTTGGGGTCATGGGGCAACTGCTGCTGGGCGCCGGACTCCTCGGCGCGGACTCCCGGCGCGCGGCCCGCCTCCTCGGCCTCGTCGCGGACGCCGCGCAGTCACGAGGGCAGGACGCACTGCCCGCTGTCGCGATGAACGAGATTCCCGAGCTCTGCGGGATTGTCCTCGAAAAGGCCAGGGAAAGTACCGTGGTGCTCGGCATCGACGATGTGCACCACGCCGACAGGCAGTCCTTGGAATGCCTCCTCTACCTGGCCCGCCGACTCACCGTCAGTCGCGTTCTGGTCGTGCTGGGGGAGAACAGCGGCTTTCTGACCGCTAATACGCGACTGCGCGTCGATTTGCTGCGCCTTCCCGGATGCCGCAATATCAGGCTCGGGCCTCTCCAGCGGCAAGGAGTGGCCGAAATGATCTCGGGATTCGGTGAGCCCGGGCGGCGGACGCGCAAGCTCGTCACACAGCTCCACCAGCTGGGCGGCGGCAGCCCGCTGCTGACCCGGGCGCTGATCGAGGACCACCGCACCGCGGGTGCCGCAGGCGAACCCGGTGCCGACCTGGTGCCGGGCGAGGCGTTCGTACAGGCCGTCGCGACCGCCCTGTACCGCAGCGACCTCG
This window contains:
- a CDS encoding DUF6777 domain-containing protein — its product is MRAPTRTYAMTFAISVALAVAGCSGDGGENTAGSGRELFMQPVAAQGPDPFTDSTAKTAASPPPVTRSPQPSPTGSATPQGTRSLSGGTPGLYGGTRSAGSCDVDRQVRFLTADQAKARAFAQVSGIDQAAIPGYLRGLTPVVLRADTRVTNHGFRGGSATGFQSVLQAGTAVLVDDRGLPRVRCACGNPLKPPVAFKSTPRHNGRPWSGYQPARVVVVTPAPQPIVTIVIVNIVDNTWIERKVGDEHGHKDRVTKPPVPPTPPPTDPDDSLDPDESLDPDESVDPDESVDPDKSKDEEDTPGPTESDRDSDRSQDPGHDQPDEDVTPEDPGTTPSDCPSLSPGTGTPEEQSSPLPPGCEPQVEPDDPYLSENPLSDSDPGTFDS
- a CDS encoding lipase maturation factor family protein, whose translation is MEWFTADAYGLSRLIFQRALAALYLVAFLGAALQFRALIGERGMLPVPRYVERVPFGRAPSLFQLHYSDRFFAFCAWAGCAVAVALLAGADGLLPLWGAMLLWLIPWALCLSIVNVGQTWYGFGWESLLLEVGFLAVFLGNDEVSPPVLILFLLRWVLFRVEFGAGLIKMRGDACWRELTCLYFHHETQPMPGPLSWFFHHLPRPVHRMEAAANHVTQLAVPFLLFTPQPVATVAALLMIVTQLWLVLSGNFAWLNWITVVVAVTAVDFSAWRTPSRFAPAPLWYEVLVIAVTVLLLALSYRPVRNLLSRRQVMNRSFDPLHLVNAYGAFGSVSRVRQEVVVEGTADPHPREDSEWLPYEFKGKPGDLRHWPRQFAPYHLRLDWMMWFAGLSPAYARSWFGPMVERLLDGDRDTLRLLRRSPFPPESPPVYIRARLYRYQYTTWRELRDTGACWKRGYVREFLPPTRLAAPARKP